The Deltaproteobacteria bacterium genome segment TACTTTTAGTAATACCATGGGACGCACCACGGTTTTTTATAAAGGTAATGTCTTCTCTATCGGTGCAGCACCAATACGTACAAAAAGTAAAATTATTGGTGTTATTTTAACTGAACAGCGTATTGATACCCTACCAAAGCCAGTTTTGGGTGAAGCGTTTGTTGTGCAATCGGGCAAAGCTATTATTGGTTCTATACCTGCTCAAGTAAAACTGCCGAAAACGATTCCACAAAGACCTTTTGTAATACAGGCTAATGCAAATGCTCCATTACTAATTTTTGATTCATTACAACAGCAAGCCCTAATTGCATCCATAAATCCTGTTGGAGAAATTAAACCAGGACGTTGGGCATTGAGCTTTAATATTCCCAATATGGTGGATGCTACTGGTCTGATTACAGTTGATCTTTCTGCTCGCTATAACGAAAGCGCTTTTATTGAACGTTTGGTGCTTGGTTTTTTAGGAGCTACCTGGATAATTCATATCATTATTTTATTGCTTGTAGGTATACGTATACAAAATGGTATTAGGCGTATTGAGAATATACTTGATACTGCCCCCGATACCGCCACTGCAGCTCAAGAACTTGAAACACAACATTTTGCTCACGAATTATCTAGTCTTATTAATACGATACACGCATTACTGTCAAAACTGCGCACTGGTGGTTCAAAAGAACCACTTTCGATATTGGATCAAGAGGCGCCAACAATTCTTGTAGAAAGACCAAATTTTACTAACAAAACTGCAGCTAGTCACGAAAATGCCGTGTTTGATTTCGACTCTGGATCTGCCTCTAATCAATCTGCCATCAATAATGTTTCTCCAGATTTAAATTCAGAAGCAAATAGCTCTCAATGGGATAACCAAAGCAATGAAATAAATCAAAACCTCATGGCTATTCAAAATGCTACCGCTTTACAAACGACTAATGATGAAGAAGCCGAAATTTCTGAAAACAGTAAGGATTATAATAATATTTCTGAAAATGAAACCTCTTTGCCAAATGTTAAAGCGCAAGCAACTGAGGACAGCGAGCCACCATTTTTAGACGCTGAACCGCTTGAGGCCGAACCTATTGATGATGAAGAACTGGTTGATGATAAAGAACTAGAAAAAGATGAAAAAATTATTGCTAAAGAGCAAAAATCAACATCTTTTCCCAAAGCACCAACCCCACCACCGACTCTGCTTTCTCCGACAGCTGTTAAACCCCAAAACGATGATCCTTCTATAAAACATCAATCCATAATGTCTTCTGAGGCAGATACTGCTATTTTTACAGTGCCAAATAAAAAGGCTAATGTAACTATTGAAAAAACCGATAGTTCTGCAAGCATAGCATCAGATGTTGCTCAATCGCCAACATCATCTCCTGCATTCATTTCTGAAGAAAGCTTTGAACAACATTTTAAAGAAACCTATAAAGAATTCTTGCGTATACGCGAGACAACAGGTGAAAGCGGATCTTTATCCTATGAAAAATTCCGTATCCGCTTAATAGAAAGCCGAGAATTGGTGGTTTCACGTCATCGCTGCAATGATGTACGATTTCATGTGTACATCAAAAATAATAAAGCAGCTATTAAAGCCACTCCTGTTACCTAAAACTATAACTATCACTAGAAAAACTGTAATTTTTAATTACCTGTAACTTGCCACTCTATCTTTAGTCGCCTACGATACTTGTATGACACGTCTGCAAAAGCTTTTTATTTTATTAATATTCACCGCCGCTAGCATACTTACTATTCATACCTTTTTTGCTGCTGATGGGTGGCCTAGACGTAGCACTGCTCGACGAGATCTAAAAAGTCTCGATGAGGATAGCGAAACTGTACGTGAACAAATACAAGTTTTACGCCAACAAATAAATGGATTGCGCGAGCGTAATGATGTGCAAGAGCATGTAGTACGCGATGAGCTAGGCTATGGAAATGTTAACGACATCATAGTGAATATTAAAGATGTCGATAAGGTAAGAAGCAAACCGTGAAAATCGATCGTTACGAATTAGAACAACAGCTCACAAAAAACATCGAAACTACTGCCTATCGTGCATTTGATCCTCGGTTAAAACGAGAGGTATTAATAAAACTATTTACTGCGGCAGAGAACAACAATAATAATTTTCAAGTTGAAGCTAAGTCACTTACAACTCTAAACCATCCAAGCATCATTAAAATATACGATTTTGGTATTAGTAATGATGACGTACCTTATTTAGTAACCGAATATATTCAGGGCATAAATTTAGCTCAGTTATTAGAACGTAATGGTCTATTTCCTGAATCTGTAATACTCGCCATAGGCCTTGAAGTATCATCAGCACTTGCCCATGCACATGCGCATAGCATAATTCACCGCTCAATCAATCCACAAAACATACTTTTAGAACGAGGTAGATTAGTAATAACAGATTTTAGTACGGCTCTCTGCGCAGCAAATACGGACATCATTAGTAGATCTAACGATACCAAGCCAAAAACAAATAAAATTTCAGGTTTTCTTTCTCCAGAGCAGCTAGCAAAGCATAAAATAGATAGTCGTGCTGATATTTTTTCAGTTGGTACTCTCTTGTATTTTCTCGCAACGAATAACTTACCCTATCGCATTTCTGAAACAATAAATTTATTCCAACAATTTATTAACCATAAACCAGAGGCATTACGAACTCTACGACCAGAATTCTGTCGTGATCTAACGTCATTAATTCATCGCGCTTTAGAACCCAAACCTGAAAATCGCCCACAAAAGGCAACATTGTTAAAACAAGCTCTGCAACGCCTGCTTGAATATCGCAAATTTACCGATGCACGTGAAATCTTAGCGTTATACGAAAAAAATCCTTCATTAACGCAATTACATTTATCTAATCATAGCCGTGACGATTACGAAGATGAAGATGACAATTTAAAACCGCCAAAATATGGTCCGTTATTTTTATTGATCGCTATTGCATTATTAATCGTCACGGCGCTTTTTTTTGGGTACTGCTAGCGGGCCGCTCTCTTAATGGGCGAAAAAATTAAGCTTGGTGCGGTAATACATCAAACCCTTCGTCACGAAAATGTGTATCTAAGGTAAGGGCAGTAATAATTTTATTTTCACGCATTACTAAAAAACTTACGGAATCAACTAAGCTTGGTCCTTTGCGGGTCTTTTGTGCCGTTAATTGAAAGGCACGAGTATGTATAGCTTGCTACTCTAGCTGCAGCATCAATTAAGGGCGTGCTGGCCATGGGGTCAAATGCCGGTATGAGACCCATGCGTTT includes the following:
- a CDS encoding septum formation initiator family protein, coding for MTRLQKLFILLIFTAASILTIHTFFAADGWPRRSTARRDLKSLDEDSETVREQIQVLRQQINGLRERNDVQEHVVRDELGYGNVNDIIVNIKDVDKVRSKP
- a CDS encoding serine/threonine protein kinase, with the translated sequence MKIDRYELEQQLTKNIETTAYRAFDPRLKREVLIKLFTAAENNNNNFQVEAKSLTTLNHPSIIKIYDFGISNDDVPYLVTEYIQGINLAQLLERNGLFPESVILAIGLEVSSALAHAHAHSIIHRSINPQNILLERGRLVITDFSTALCAANTDIISRSNDTKPKTNKISGFLSPEQLAKHKIDSRADIFSVGTLLYFLATNNLPYRISETINLFQQFINHKPEALRTLRPEFCRDLTSLIHRALEPKPENRPQKATLLKQALQRLLEYRKFTDAREILALYEKNPSLTQLHLSNHSRDDYEDEDDNLKPPKYGPLFLLIAIALLIVTALFFGYC